From the genome of Duffyella gerundensis, one region includes:
- the rstB gene encoding two-component system sensor histidine kinase RstB, with product MRKLFIQFYLLLFVCFLVMAMMVGLVYKFTAERAGRQSMDDLMKSSLYLMRSELREIPPRDWNKTIKNLDLNLSFKLHIEPLSKFTLDPPTLRRLRAGEIIAQDDQYTFLQHIPRSHYVLVVGPIPYLFYLHEMRLLDIALLAFIGVSLALPVFIWMRPHWKEMLKLEAAAQRFGKGHLDERIHFDSASSLLRLGIAFNQMADNINTLVASKKRLIDGIAHELRTPLVRLRYRLEMSENLTASESQALNRDIGQLESLIEELLTYARLDRPRVDLQLQRVDLAAWLRERIEDARSLNPQHDIELDMPQRENIGLSDNRLMERVLDNLINNALRYAQQRLRVSLWFDSGLACLQVEDDGPGIPQAERERVFEPFVRLDPSRDRATGGCGLGLAIVHSIALAFNGEVLIESSPLGGASVRFCWPVDLPLRTIQQV from the coding sequence ATGAGAAAGTTATTTATTCAGTTTTACCTGCTGCTGTTTGTCTGCTTCCTGGTCATGGCGATGATGGTCGGGCTGGTATACAAATTTACCGCCGAGCGCGCGGGACGCCAGTCGATGGATGACCTGATGAAAAGCTCGCTGTATTTGATGCGCAGCGAGCTGCGGGAGATCCCGCCCCGTGACTGGAACAAAACCATCAAGAATCTCGATCTCAACCTGTCGTTTAAGCTGCACATTGAGCCGTTGAGCAAGTTCACGCTCGATCCGCCGACGCTGCGCCGTCTGCGCGCCGGTGAGATCATTGCTCAGGACGATCAATACACCTTTCTGCAGCATATTCCGCGCAGCCACTATGTGCTGGTGGTCGGACCGATTCCCTATCTGTTCTATTTACATGAGATGCGCCTGCTGGATATCGCGCTGCTGGCGTTTATCGGCGTGTCGCTGGCGCTGCCGGTATTTATCTGGATGCGGCCACACTGGAAAGAGATGTTAAAACTGGAAGCGGCCGCACAGCGTTTTGGTAAGGGCCATCTTGATGAACGAATACATTTTGACAGCGCTTCCAGCCTGCTGCGGTTGGGCATTGCCTTTAACCAGATGGCCGATAATATCAACACCCTGGTCGCCAGCAAGAAACGGCTGATTGATGGCATTGCTCATGAGTTACGCACGCCGCTGGTGCGGCTGCGCTATCGACTGGAAATGAGTGAAAACCTGACCGCCAGCGAATCGCAGGCGCTAAATCGCGATATCGGCCAGCTGGAATCGCTGATTGAAGAGCTGCTGACCTATGCGCGTCTCGATCGTCCCCGGGTCGATCTCCAGTTGCAGCGCGTCGATCTCGCCGCCTGGCTACGGGAACGCATTGAGGATGCCCGTTCGCTCAATCCGCAGCACGATATCGAACTGGATATGCCGCAGCGTGAAAATATTGGCCTGTCCGATAACCGGCTGATGGAGCGTGTGCTGGATAATTTGATCAACAACGCGCTGCGCTATGCGCAACAGCGTCTGCGCGTCAGCCTGTGGTTTGACAGCGGGCTCGCCTGCTTGCAGGTTGAAGACGATGGTCCCGGCATACCGCAGGCGGAACGCGAGCGAGTGTTTGAGCCCTTTGTTCGTCTTGATCCCAGCCGCGATCGCGCCACCGGCGGCTGTGGGCTGGGGCTGGCGATTGTGCACTCTATTGCGCTGGCATTTAATGGCGAGGTACTGATTGAAAGCAGCCCGCTGGGCGGCGCCAGCGTTCGCTTTTGCTGGCCGGTTGATCTACCCTTGCGTACTATCCAGCAGGTTTAA
- the rstA gene encoding two-component system response regulator RstA, whose amino-acid sequence MNKIVFVEDDAEVGELIAAYLGRHDIHVIVEGRGDRAEEVIQRENPELVMLDIMLPGKDGMTLCRDLRASWQGPIVLLTSLDSDMNHILSLEMGANDYILKTTPPAVLLARLRLHLRQASSSGEEIAPVVSRHKLLQFGTLSIDPVNRQVQLQDEEIVLSTADFDLLWELATHAGQILNRDALLKTLRGVSYDGMDRSIDVAISRLRKKLNDSATEPYRIKTIRNKGYLFAPHAWQSA is encoded by the coding sequence ATGAATAAAATTGTATTTGTAGAAGATGACGCTGAAGTCGGCGAGCTGATTGCCGCCTATTTAGGCCGACATGATATTCATGTCATCGTTGAGGGCCGCGGCGATCGCGCTGAAGAGGTGATTCAGCGGGAAAACCCGGAGCTGGTCATGCTGGATATCATGCTGCCGGGCAAAGATGGCATGACGCTGTGTCGCGATTTACGCGCCAGCTGGCAGGGGCCAATCGTGCTGCTGACCTCGCTGGACAGCGATATGAATCATATCCTTTCGCTGGAAATGGGCGCCAACGATTACATTCTGAAAACCACGCCGCCCGCGGTGTTACTGGCACGGCTGCGCCTGCATCTGCGTCAGGCAAGCAGCAGCGGCGAAGAGATTGCACCGGTGGTAAGCCGCCACAAGCTGCTGCAATTTGGCACGCTGAGCATCGACCCGGTGAATCGCCAGGTTCAGCTGCAGGACGAAGAGATTGTGCTCTCCACCGCCGACTTTGATCTGCTGTGGGAGCTGGCGACCCACGCCGGACAGATACTTAATCGCGATGCGCTACTGAAAACCCTGCGCGGCGTCAGCTATGACGGCATGGATCGCAGCATCGATGTCGCGATATCGCGCCTGCGTAAGAAGCTCAACGACAGCGCCACTGAACCCTATCGCATCAAGACCATACGCAATAAAGGTTATCTGTTTGCGCCGCACGCCTGGCAATCGGCATGA
- a CDS encoding FNR family transcription factor, protein MIPEKRIIRRIQSGGCAIHCQDCSISQLCIPFTLNEHELDQLDNIIERKKPIQKGQTLFKAGDELRSLYAIRSGTIKSYTITEQGDEQITGFHLAGDLVGFDAIGNAQHPSFAQALETAMVCEIPFETLDDLSGKMPALRQQMMRLMSGEIKGDQDMILLLSKKNAEERLAAFVWRLAHRFGQRGFSQREFRLTMTRGDIGNYLGLTVETISRLLGRFQKSGMLAVKGKYITIENHAMLAELAGQSRGAA, encoded by the coding sequence ATGATCCCGGAAAAGAGAATTATTCGGCGCATTCAATCTGGTGGTTGTGCAATTCACTGCCAGGATTGCAGCATTAGTCAACTCTGCATTCCCTTCACTCTGAACGAACACGAACTGGATCAACTGGACAATATTATTGAGCGCAAAAAGCCTATTCAAAAAGGCCAGACGCTGTTCAAGGCGGGCGACGAACTGCGTTCACTTTACGCCATTCGTTCCGGCACCATCAAAAGCTACACCATCACCGAACAGGGCGACGAGCAGATCACCGGATTTCATCTCGCCGGGGATTTAGTCGGCTTTGATGCCATCGGCAATGCGCAGCATCCAAGCTTTGCGCAGGCGCTGGAAACCGCCATGGTGTGCGAGATTCCTTTTGAGACGCTCGATGACCTCTCCGGCAAGATGCCGGCGCTGCGTCAGCAGATGATGCGACTGATGAGCGGCGAAATCAAAGGCGATCAGGATATGATTTTGCTGCTGTCGAAAAAGAACGCGGAAGAGCGTCTGGCCGCTTTTGTCTGGCGTCTGGCGCACCGTTTTGGCCAGCGCGGCTTTTCTCAGCGCGAGTTTCGTCTGACCATGACGCGCGGCGATATCGGCAACTATCTTGGCCTGACCGTAGAAACCATCAGCCGCCTGCTCGGACGTTTTCAGAAGAGCGGTATGCTGGCGGTGAAAGGCAAATATATCACCATCGAAAATCACGCCATGCTGGCTGAACTGGCTGGACAAAGCCGCGGCGCAGCTTGA
- a CDS encoding amino acid permease: MEKKLGLTALTALVLSSMLGAGVFSLPQNMAAVASPAALLIGWAITGVGIVMLAMAMLLLTRIKPELDGGIFSYARAGFGEVMGFCSAWGYWLCAVIANVSYLVIVFSAFSFFTDTPDRVIFGDGNTWQSMIGASVLLWLVHWLVLRGVQTAAGINLLATLGKLVPLAVFVVLAIAAFNLDKFRLDFTGIELGQPVWQQVKQTMLITLWVFIGVEGAVVVSSRASNKRDVGRATMLAVLAALVVYLLVTMLSLGIIPRAELAEMRNPSMGGLMALLLGGGGHVLIAVGLLISVCGAYLSWTIMAAEVPFIAAQQGAFPRSLSKQNARQAPAASLWLTNGSVQICLILIALTHADYNTLLTIASEMILVPYLLVGLYLWKVAAGKPKVLFVAAGATIYGLWLLYASGPMHLLMSVVLYAPGLLLFLFARRGGRGTSPLHIAEKALMVLLIVAAVPAVWMLLR; this comes from the coding sequence TTGGAAAAAAAACTTGGTCTTACCGCGCTAACCGCACTGGTACTCAGCTCGATGCTTGGCGCGGGCGTTTTCAGCCTGCCGCAAAACATGGCGGCGGTGGCCAGCCCGGCCGCGCTCCTGATTGGCTGGGCTATTACCGGGGTCGGCATTGTGATGCTGGCGATGGCGATGCTGCTGCTGACGCGCATCAAACCTGAACTCGACGGCGGCATTTTCAGCTACGCGCGCGCTGGCTTTGGTGAAGTGATGGGCTTTTGCTCCGCCTGGGGCTACTGGCTCTGCGCGGTGATCGCCAACGTCTCCTATCTGGTGATTGTCTTTTCCGCCTTCAGCTTCTTTACCGACACGCCCGATCGGGTGATTTTCGGCGACGGCAACACCTGGCAATCGATGATCGGCGCCTCGGTGCTGCTCTGGCTGGTGCACTGGCTGGTATTGCGCGGCGTACAGACGGCGGCGGGCATCAATCTGCTGGCCACGCTGGGCAAGCTGGTCCCTTTGGCGGTGTTTGTGGTGTTGGCGATTGCCGCGTTTAACCTCGACAAGTTCCGCCTCGATTTCACCGGCATTGAACTGGGCCAGCCGGTCTGGCAGCAGGTAAAGCAGACCATGCTGATTACGTTATGGGTATTTATTGGCGTTGAAGGCGCGGTGGTGGTTTCATCGCGCGCCAGCAATAAGCGCGACGTTGGCCGCGCCACCATGTTAGCGGTGCTGGCAGCGCTGGTGGTTTACCTGCTGGTAACGATGCTGTCGCTGGGCATTATTCCGCGCGCTGAGCTGGCGGAAATGCGTAACCCTTCAATGGGTGGCCTGATGGCGCTGCTGCTGGGCGGTGGCGGTCATGTGCTGATCGCGGTTGGGCTGCTGATTTCCGTCTGTGGCGCCTATCTCAGCTGGACTATCATGGCCGCTGAAGTGCCGTTTATTGCCGCCCAACAGGGTGCCTTCCCGCGTTCACTCAGCAAGCAAAATGCCCGTCAGGCTCCGGCCGCTTCACTGTGGCTCACCAACGGCAGCGTGCAAATTTGCCTGATTCTGATTGCCCTGACCCATGCTGATTACAACACGCTGCTGACCATCGCCTCAGAGATGATTCTGGTGCCTTATCTGCTGGTTGGGCTGTATCTGTGGAAAGTGGCGGCGGGCAAACCCAAAGTGCTGTTTGTTGCCGCAGGCGCGACGATTTATGGTTTGTGGCTGCTCTACGCATCGGGGCCGATGCATCTGCTGATGTCCGTGGTGCTTTACGCGCCGGGGCTGCTGCTGTTCCTGTTCGCCCGTCGTGGCGGACGCGGCACCAGCCCGTTGCATATCGCGGAAAAAGCGCTGATGGTGCTGTTGATTGTGGCGGCAGTGCCGGCGGTATGGATGCTGCTGCGTTAG
- the pntA gene encoding Re/Si-specific NAD(P)(+) transhydrogenase subunit alpha gives MLIGVPKERLPNESRVAATPKTVEQLIALGFSVAIEAQAGQRASFDDRAFSEAGASVVDTATVWQSEIILKVNAPTDSEIALMRAGTLLISFIWPAQNPELMAKLAAQQVSVMSMDAVPRISRAQSLDALSSMANIAGYRAIVEAAHEFGRFFTGQITAAGKVPPAKVLVIGAGVAGLAAIGAAGSLGAIVRAFDTRPEVKEQVQSMGAEFLELHVEEEAGSGDGYAKEMSPAFIAAEMALFTAQARDVDIIVTTALIPGKPAPELITAEMVAAMKPGSVIVDLAAQTGGNCALTRADEIVVTDNGVKIIGYTDLPSRLPTQSSQLYGTNLVNLLKLLCKEKDGRVTIDFDDVVIRGVTVVRDGEVTWPAPPIQVSAAPKAAAPKIAAIEVQPAKPASPWRKYGPIALAIVLFASLANVAPAEFLSHFTVFALSCVVGYYVVWNVSHALHTPLMSVTNAISGIIVIGAVLQIGHGGWVTFFAFVAVLIASINIFGGFTVTQRMLKMFRKH, from the coding sequence ATGTTGATTGGTGTACCGAAAGAGCGGCTGCCCAATGAATCCCGCGTGGCGGCAACACCGAAAACGGTGGAGCAGCTGATCGCGCTGGGTTTCAGTGTGGCTATTGAAGCGCAGGCGGGTCAGCGGGCGAGCTTTGACGATCGCGCCTTCAGTGAGGCGGGCGCCAGCGTGGTCGACACGGCTACCGTCTGGCAGTCAGAGATTATTCTCAAGGTTAATGCGCCAACCGACAGCGAAATAGCGCTGATGCGCGCGGGTACGCTGCTGATCAGCTTTATCTGGCCAGCACAGAACCCAGAGCTGATGGCGAAGCTGGCCGCGCAACAGGTCAGCGTGATGTCGATGGATGCAGTGCCCCGTATCTCGCGAGCGCAGTCGCTGGATGCGCTAAGTTCAATGGCTAACATTGCGGGTTACCGCGCCATTGTCGAAGCGGCCCATGAGTTTGGACGCTTCTTTACCGGCCAGATCACCGCGGCGGGTAAAGTGCCACCGGCCAAAGTACTGGTCATTGGTGCAGGCGTGGCCGGGCTAGCGGCGATTGGCGCGGCGGGCAGTTTGGGCGCTATCGTACGCGCGTTCGACACGCGGCCGGAGGTCAAAGAGCAGGTGCAGAGTATGGGTGCCGAGTTCCTTGAGCTGCATGTCGAAGAAGAGGCGGGCAGCGGTGATGGCTATGCCAAAGAGATGTCACCGGCGTTTATTGCCGCTGAGATGGCGCTGTTCACCGCTCAGGCACGTGATGTCGATATCATCGTCACCACGGCGCTGATTCCGGGCAAACCGGCACCGGAGCTGATTACCGCAGAAATGGTGGCCGCGATGAAACCGGGCAGCGTGATTGTCGATCTGGCAGCGCAAACCGGCGGAAACTGCGCCTTAACCCGCGCGGATGAGATCGTGGTGACGGATAACGGTGTAAAAATCATCGGCTACACCGATCTGCCCAGCCGCCTGCCGACGCAATCTTCTCAGCTTTATGGCACTAACCTGGTCAACCTGCTGAAGCTGCTGTGCAAAGAGAAAGATGGCCGCGTGACCATTGATTTCGACGACGTGGTGATCCGCGGTGTGACCGTGGTGCGCGACGGCGAAGTGACCTGGCCCGCGCCACCGATTCAGGTTTCAGCCGCGCCAAAAGCTGCTGCACCGAAAATCGCGGCGATCGAGGTTCAGCCGGCCAAACCCGCTTCACCGTGGCGTAAATATGGCCCGATCGCGCTGGCGATTGTGCTGTTTGCTTCGCTGGCTAACGTCGCGCCCGCCGAATTTCTGTCGCATTTTACCGTGTTTGCGCTCTCCTGCGTGGTCGGTTACTACGTGGTCTGGAACGTCAGTCATGCGCTGCATACGCCGTTGATGTCGGTCACCAACGCCATATCCGGCATCATTGTGATTGGCGCAGTGCTGCAAATTGGTCATGGCGGCTGGGTCACGTTCTTTGCTTTTGTGGCGGTGCTGATTGCCAGCATCAATATTTTCGGTGGTTTCACCGTCACTCAGCGCATGCTGAAAATGTTCCGTAAACACTGA
- the uspE gene encoding universal stress protein UspE, producing the protein MLKFNNILVAIDPQQDDQPALRRAVYLNQRIGGKIKAFLPIYDFSYEMTTLLSPDERTNMRKGVISQRTEWIREQAAAYVEAGVDIEIKVIWHNRPFEAIIQEVLSHQHDLVLKMTHQHDRLEAVIFTPTDWHLLRKCPCPVWMVKDQPWPVNGKAVVAVNLASEEPHHDALNQKLIRETTQLAEMVNHTEVHLVGAYPVTPINIAIELPDFDPSVYNDAIRGQHLVAMKALRQKFSIGEEFTHVAKGMPEEVIPEIALQLDAGVVVLGTIGRTGLSAAFLGNTAEQVIDHLRCDLLAIKPDDFVSPIALDNDEED; encoded by the coding sequence ATGCTTAAATTCAATAATATCCTGGTTGCCATCGATCCCCAGCAGGACGATCAGCCAGCGTTGCGCCGTGCGGTTTACCTCAATCAACGCATTGGTGGCAAAATCAAGGCCTTCCTGCCCATCTATGACTTCTCTTATGAAATGACCACCCTGCTGTCGCCAGATGAGCGCACCAACATGCGCAAAGGGGTGATCAGTCAGCGCACCGAGTGGATTCGCGAGCAGGCAGCGGCCTACGTTGAAGCCGGTGTCGATATTGAAATCAAAGTGATCTGGCACAATCGTCCGTTCGAGGCGATTATTCAGGAAGTGCTCAGCCATCAGCACGATTTGGTGCTGAAAATGACCCACCAGCACGATCGGCTGGAGGCGGTAATCTTTACTCCAACCGACTGGCATTTACTGCGCAAATGCCCTTGCCCGGTATGGATGGTGAAAGACCAGCCGTGGCCGGTGAATGGCAAAGCGGTAGTGGCGGTCAACTTAGCCAGCGAAGAGCCGCATCATGATGCGCTGAATCAGAAGCTGATTCGTGAAACCACTCAGCTGGCCGAAATGGTTAACCATACCGAGGTGCATTTAGTCGGCGCCTATCCGGTTACGCCAATCAATATTGCTATCGAGCTGCCCGATTTTGATCCCAGCGTTTATAACGACGCCATTCGCGGCCAGCACCTGGTAGCCATGAAAGCGCTGCGTCAGAAGTTCAGCATCGGCGAAGAGTTTACCCACGTTGCAAAAGGTATGCCTGAAGAGGTGATCCCGGAGATTGCTCTGCAGCTTGACGCTGGCGTGGTGGTGCTGGGCACCATTGGTCGCACCGGCTTATCAGCCGCCTTCCTCGGCAACACGGCCGAACAGGTGATCGATCATTTGCGCTGCGATCTGCTGGCAATTAAGCCAGATGATTTTGTCTCGCCGATTGCGCTGGATAATGATGAAGAGGATTAA
- the pntB gene encoding Re/Si-specific NAD(P)(+) transhydrogenase subunit beta, translated as MSGGLVTAAYIVAAILFICSLAGLSKHETSKQGNLFGMSGMAIALLATIFGPYSGNVGWVLVAMVIGGAIGIRLAKKVEMTQMPELVAVLHSFVGLAAVLVGFNSYLDHAPGLLPVMENIHLTEVFLGIFIGAVTFTGSIVAFGKLRGSLSSKPLMLPHRHRLNLLALVVSFLLLLWFVSTGSTGAQAFALLVMTVIALAFGWHLVASIGGADMPVVVSMLNSYSGWAAAAAGFMLSNDLLIVTGALVGSSGAILSYIMCKAMNRSFISVIAGGFGTDSSAGSEAEEAGEHREISAAETAELLKNSSSVIITPGYGMAVAQAQYPVADITARLRKRGIKVRFGIHPVAGRLPGHMNVLLAEAKVPYDVVLEMDEINDDFSDTDTVLVIGANDTVNPAAQDDPRSPIAGMPVLEVWKAQNVIVFKRSMNTGYAGVQNPLFFKENTQMLFGDAKQSVEAILKALEA; from the coding sequence ATGTCTGGCGGATTAGTGACTGCAGCATACATTGTTGCCGCAATTCTTTTTATTTGTAGCCTCGCGGGGCTGTCAAAGCACGAGACCTCGAAGCAGGGCAATCTTTTTGGCATGAGCGGCATGGCGATTGCGCTGCTGGCCACCATCTTCGGCCCTTACAGCGGCAATGTTGGCTGGGTGCTGGTGGCGATGGTGATTGGCGGCGCAATCGGTATTCGGCTGGCTAAAAAAGTAGAAATGACGCAGATGCCGGAGCTGGTTGCGGTGTTGCACAGTTTTGTTGGCCTGGCCGCGGTGCTGGTCGGCTTTAACAGCTATCTCGATCATGCACCAGGCCTGCTGCCGGTAATGGAAAACATCCATCTTACGGAAGTTTTCCTTGGCATCTTTATCGGTGCGGTGACCTTTACCGGCTCGATTGTTGCCTTTGGCAAGCTGCGCGGTAGCCTGTCGTCGAAACCGCTGATGTTACCGCATCGTCATCGGCTTAACCTGCTGGCGCTGGTGGTGTCGTTTCTGCTGCTGCTGTGGTTTGTCAGCACCGGGAGCACCGGTGCGCAGGCGTTTGCCTTGCTGGTGATGACGGTGATTGCTCTGGCATTTGGCTGGCATCTGGTCGCTTCAATCGGCGGCGCGGATATGCCGGTCGTGGTGTCAATGCTCAACTCCTACTCAGGCTGGGCGGCGGCGGCGGCGGGCTTTATGCTAAGCAATGACCTGCTGATTGTCACCGGCGCACTGGTAGGATCGTCCGGTGCCATCCTCTCTTACATCATGTGTAAGGCGATGAACCGCTCGTTTATCAGCGTGATTGCCGGCGGTTTTGGTACCGACAGCAGTGCAGGAAGCGAAGCAGAAGAGGCGGGCGAGCACCGTGAAATCAGCGCGGCTGAGACCGCCGAGCTGCTGAAAAACAGCAGTTCGGTAATTATCACCCCCGGCTATGGTATGGCGGTGGCGCAGGCGCAGTATCCGGTGGCTGACATTACCGCGCGTCTGCGTAAGCGCGGCATTAAGGTGCGCTTTGGTATTCATCCGGTAGCAGGGCGCTTGCCTGGCCATATGAACGTGCTGCTGGCCGAAGCCAAAGTGCCTTATGACGTCGTGCTGGAGATGGATGAGATCAACGATGATTTCAGCGACACTGACACGGTACTGGTCATCGGGGCCAATGATACGGTGAATCCGGCGGCGCAGGACGATCCACGCAGCCCGATTGCCGGGATGCCGGTGCTGGAAGTGTGGAAGGCGCAGAACGTCATCGTGTTTAAGCGCTCAATGAACACCGGCTACGCCGGGGTACAAAATCCGCTGTTCTTCAAAGAGAATACGCAGATGCTGTTCGGTGATGCCAAACAGAGCGTCGAGGCGATTCTGAAAGCGCTGGAAGCGTAG
- the smrA gene encoding DNA endonuclease SmrA, with amino-acid sequence MILDDKNLFLDAMEDVTPLKDCANIHWLKSPTPKLTRAQHEQALVDNFLTRDFIDVIPLDTPLEYKAEGIQQGVLDKLRLGKYQLDASLNLRRQPVESCRQALFNFMIQARKDNLRNLLIIHGKGRDDESHANVVRSYLACWLQQFDEVQTYCAAQPHHGGSGALYVGLRKSEQARLDNRERHAKRSR; translated from the coding sequence ATGATCCTTGATGATAAAAACCTGTTCCTGGACGCCATGGAAGACGTCACACCACTGAAAGATTGTGCCAATATTCACTGGCTGAAATCACCTACCCCCAAATTAACGCGTGCGCAACACGAGCAGGCGCTGGTAGATAACTTTCTTACTCGAGATTTTATTGATGTGATCCCGCTGGACACACCGCTGGAATATAAAGCGGAAGGCATTCAGCAGGGCGTGCTCGATAAACTGCGGTTAGGCAAATATCAGCTGGACGCCAGCCTGAATCTGCGGCGTCAGCCAGTGGAGAGCTGCCGTCAGGCGTTGTTCAATTTTATGATTCAGGCGCGCAAGGACAATCTGCGTAACCTGCTTATTATTCACGGCAAAGGGCGCGATGACGAATCGCACGCTAATGTGGTGCGCAGCTACCTCGCCTGTTGGCTACAGCAGTTTGACGAGGTGCAGACTTACTGCGCCGCACAGCCGCATCATGGCGGCTCGGGCGCGCTGTACGTTGGCCTGCGTAAAAGTGAGCAGGCGCGGCTGGATAATCGCGAGCGGCACGCCAAGCGCAGCCGTTAG
- a CDS encoding LysR substrate-binding domain-containing protein: MDKNYIFNQRIRLRHLYTFVAVAQQGTLGRAAETLNLSQPALSKTLNELEELAGTRLFERGRLGAQLTTMGEQFLTHAVRVLDALNHAGQSFSPAVEGQPEIIRLGALTTAAMGMLPLILDRFHKQQPQTTVQVATLHNNVLLAGLKGGDFDVAIGRMADADMMTGLTYELLFLESLKLVVRPDHPLLNDNVTLSRALQWPVVISPEGTAPRRIAEAMMAEQQCSLPTHCVETSSTSLARQLAQRYNYVWFVPSGAIKEDLTHNAMVALPIASSGPGEPVGIITRTGHALTLSGEILLATIRKCHSG, encoded by the coding sequence ATGGACAAAAACTATATTTTTAATCAGCGCATCCGCCTGCGCCACTTATACACCTTTGTTGCCGTTGCGCAGCAAGGCACTTTAGGCCGCGCCGCAGAGACGCTGAATCTTAGTCAGCCTGCCCTTTCCAAAACGCTTAACGAGCTGGAAGAGCTGGCCGGGACACGGTTGTTCGAACGGGGCCGACTTGGCGCGCAGCTCACTACTATGGGTGAACAGTTTCTCACCCATGCCGTGCGTGTGCTTGACGCGCTGAATCATGCCGGGCAAAGCTTCAGCCCGGCGGTGGAAGGCCAGCCAGAAATCATTCGCCTTGGCGCACTGACTACCGCGGCAATGGGCATGCTGCCGTTGATTCTCGATCGCTTTCACAAACAGCAACCGCAAACCACCGTTCAGGTGGCCACGCTGCATAACAACGTGCTGCTGGCGGGCCTGAAAGGCGGTGATTTTGATGTGGCGATTGGGCGCATGGCGGACGCCGACATGATGACCGGCCTCACCTATGAACTGCTGTTTCTCGAATCGCTGAAGCTGGTGGTCAGGCCCGATCATCCCCTGCTTAACGACAACGTGACGTTGTCACGCGCATTGCAGTGGCCGGTGGTGATTTCGCCGGAGGGCACGGCACCGCGTCGCATTGCAGAAGCGATGATGGCTGAGCAGCAATGTTCACTGCCAACGCACTGCGTGGAGACCTCATCGACCTCGCTGGCACGGCAGCTGGCGCAGCGTTACAACTACGTCTGGTTTGTGCCTTCTGGCGCAATTAAGGAAGATTTAACGCATAACGCGATGGTTGCGCTGCCGATCGCCTCCAGCGGTCCCGGCGAGCCGGTGGGCATTATTACCCGCACCGGCCACGCGCTGACCCTGAGCGGCGAGATTTTACTGGCGACCATCCGCAAATGCCATTCCGGCTAA
- the ydgH gene encoding DUF1471 family protein YdgH: protein MKLKNSILASTLLTLLAANAWAAEEISPEKAATLQPFERINVSGRFNAIGDASDAVSKRADEMGAAYYYIQGINDTNGNGGNWRVTADLYRADAPAASDKQTYRKFNGVRELPKAEAYQLEPFDTVSVSGFYRSQPDVNDAISKAAKEKGAESFFIVRQIDANNGGNQYVTAYVYKADAKKRAVQSPNLIPRDSEAGKAALAAGGAAAKQVELPGVASSETPSASVGRFYETQSSTGKRYTVNLPNGQSVQEVNAISAAQMQPFDTVTFTGHFGTPTQISEEVAKRGAAKGAKYYHITRQWQNQSGGNLTVTADLFK, encoded by the coding sequence ATGAAGCTGAAGAATTCCATTCTGGCGTCAACCCTGTTAACGCTGCTGGCGGCAAATGCCTGGGCAGCCGAGGAGATTTCGCCAGAGAAAGCGGCCACGTTGCAACCATTCGAACGTATTAATGTCAGCGGCCGTTTTAATGCCATCGGCGACGCCAGCGACGCGGTCTCCAAACGTGCCGATGAGATGGGCGCGGCGTATTACTATATTCAGGGTATTAACGATACCAACGGCAACGGCGGCAACTGGCGTGTGACTGCCGATCTCTATCGTGCCGATGCCCCTGCTGCCAGCGATAAGCAAACCTACCGCAAGTTCAACGGTGTACGTGAACTGCCAAAGGCCGAGGCGTATCAGCTGGAGCCGTTTGATACCGTTTCAGTAAGCGGGTTCTATCGCAGCCAGCCCGATGTGAATGATGCCATTTCCAAAGCCGCCAAAGAAAAAGGCGCGGAGTCATTCTTTATCGTTCGTCAAATTGATGCCAACAACGGCGGCAACCAGTACGTTACCGCCTATGTTTACAAAGCCGACGCGAAGAAACGTGCGGTGCAGAGTCCAAACCTGATCCCACGTGATTCAGAAGCGGGCAAAGCGGCACTGGCGGCGGGCGGTGCGGCGGCGAAACAGGTTGAACTGCCGGGCGTTGCCTCGTCAGAAACCCCAAGCGCCAGCGTGGGCCGTTTTTATGAAACGCAGAGCTCAACCGGCAAACGTTATACCGTCAATCTGCCAAATGGCCAGTCGGTGCAGGAAGTTAACGCCATCAGCGCGGCGCAAATGCAGCCCTTTGATACCGTTACCTTTACCGGTCACTTCGGCACGCCAACTCAAATTTCAGAAGAAGTGGCGAAACGCGGTGCCGCCAAGGGCGCGAAGTATTATCACATCACGCGTCAGTGGCAGAACCAAAGCGGTGGTAACCTCACTGTTACCGCCGATTTGTTCAAGTAA